The Aequorivita sublithincola DSM 14238 genome window below encodes:
- a CDS encoding DUF4159 domain-containing protein: MRKTLFTILCFAFIGSISAQEIALLQYGGGGDWYANPTSLPNLTKFCNEHINTAIKAKPATVTPGSVDIFDYPFVYMTGHGNVFFSSEEAENLRNYLMSGGFLHIDDNYGMDEYIRKEIVKIFPNKELKELPANYPMFSYFYKFPQGMPKIHEHDGGPPLSFGIFVDDRLVLLYTFETDLGDGWENPEVHNDPQEVRLKALQMGANIVKYVFEN; encoded by the coding sequence ATGCGGAAAACACTTTTTACTATCCTATGTTTTGCTTTCATCGGTAGCATTTCAGCCCAAGAAATCGCCCTATTGCAATATGGCGGCGGTGGCGATTGGTATGCAAATCCTACTTCGCTACCCAATTTGACGAAATTCTGTAATGAACATATAAACACCGCAATAAAAGCCAAACCAGCAACAGTAACACCTGGAAGCGTGGATATTTTCGATTATCCCTTTGTATATATGACGGGCCACGGAAACGTTTTCTTTTCTTCCGAAGAAGCTGAAAACCTTAGAAATTACTTGATGAGCGGCGGTTTTCTTCATATAGACGACAACTACGGAATGGACGAATATATCCGGAAAGAAATCGTAAAAATATTTCCGAATAAAGAATTGAAAGAGCTTCCAGCCAATTATCCAATGTTTAGTTATTTCTACAAATTTCCACAGGGAATGCCCAAAATTCACGAACACGATGGCGGACCGCCACTGTCGTTTGGAATATTTGTGGATGACAGATTGGTTCTGCTCTACACTTTTGAAACAGATTTAGGCGATGGTTGGGAAAACCCAGAAGTTCATAACGATCCGCAGGAAGTTAGGCTTAAAGCTTTGCAAATGGGTGCAAATATTGTTAAGTACGTTTTTGAAAATTAA
- a CDS encoding AI-2E family transporter, giving the protein MKITAKAITLGILRALAVMLGIFVLVWFLYKIQALILYIGLALVLSLIGLPVVLFLRRRFKFGNTLSSVVTLLLIIFTFSLVLKIFVPIVIEQGKHISQIDFEQVKRDLNELNVQASDYLGVDHFQLVEAIKRSSYVQNANVEIIPSFIDIFFSNIGSTVVGIFSVLFISFFLLKDEYLLARAVLSFAKNENEQKFKRILIKIKELLSRYFIGLLLQIFILALFYSVLLLYLDVTDAVAVALICAFLNIVPYLGPLIGWGLMLLVIVSNNLGADFSSGLLPLLIIASIGYAIAQLFDNFISQPVIFGHSVRSHPLEIFLSILVGGYLFGIPGMILAVPTYTALKVIAQEFLSEYKVVKRLTKNL; this is encoded by the coding sequence GTGAAGATCACCGCAAAAGCAATAACCCTCGGTATTTTAAGAGCACTAGCAGTAATGCTGGGCATTTTCGTTTTAGTTTGGTTTTTGTATAAAATCCAGGCGCTCATACTCTACATAGGCTTAGCTCTTGTTCTTTCTTTAATTGGGCTTCCGGTTGTACTTTTTTTAAGAAGAAGATTTAAATTCGGGAATACACTGTCTTCAGTTGTAACGCTTCTCTTGATCATTTTCACTTTCAGTTTAGTTCTCAAAATCTTTGTACCCATTGTTATTGAACAAGGCAAACACATTTCCCAAATAGATTTTGAACAGGTAAAACGTGATTTGAACGAGCTAAACGTTCAAGCCAGCGATTATTTGGGTGTGGATCATTTTCAGTTGGTTGAAGCAATAAAACGCTCTTCTTACGTCCAAAATGCAAATGTGGAAATCATTCCAAGTTTTATTGATATTTTCTTCAGTAATATTGGAAGCACTGTTGTTGGAATCTTTTCGGTTTTATTTATTTCCTTCTTTCTTTTGAAAGACGAATACTTGTTAGCTCGTGCTGTTTTATCTTTTGCGAAAAATGAGAATGAACAAAAATTTAAACGCATATTGATTAAAATCAAGGAATTACTTTCTAGATATTTCATTGGTTTGTTGCTTCAAATTTTCATTCTGGCTCTTTTTTATTCAGTATTGCTACTTTATTTAGATGTCACAGATGCTGTAGCAGTTGCCTTAATTTGTGCTTTCCTGAATATCGTACCTTATCTTGGACCGCTAATCGGCTGGGGACTTATGTTGCTCGTAATTGTCTCCAATAACCTTGGTGCAGATTTTTCCTCAGGACTTTTACCACTATTGATAATTGCTTCTATAGGCTATGCAATTGCACAGCTATTTGATAATTTTATATCACAACCTGTTATTTTTGGACATAGTGTTCGCTCCCATCCTCTTGAAATTTTTCTATCCATTTTAGTTGGAGGCTATCTTTTTGGGATTCCAGGTATGATACTTGCTGTTCCTACTTATACTGCCTTAAAGGTAATTGCTCAAGAATTTCTTTCTGAATATAAGGTAGTGAAACGTCTTACAAAAAATTTGTAA
- a CDS encoding THUMP-like domain-containing protein: protein MFNKALLNSEVQGFIRNFEGELSKLAFAGSPFEEISVQELMQQIESRKKTEKKLPTWFKTPNILYPPKLNLEQTSSEITAKYKASLVKGKSFADITGGFGVDSFFFAEKFSSVHHFETNETLSEIAKHNFEVFKRQVTCSSEDGLKAVLKTNCDVIYADPSRRHDSKGKVFFLKDCQPNIPENISELLNQCNQFLLKTSPMLDISIGLNELKHVSEIHIVAVENEVKELLWLLQKDASNSPKIKTINFTKTENETFDFNLNETTAANYSLPQKYLFEPNAAILKSGAFDLVSEKLKVNKLHKNTHLYTKDTLIDFPGRRFRIEETVPYTKSETRSAIKLKKANVATRNFPESVEALRKKWKLSDGGNVYLFFVTNLEDKKVMLVCSKI, encoded by the coding sequence TTGTTTAATAAAGCTCTCTTAAATTCGGAAGTACAAGGTTTTATCAGAAATTTTGAAGGTGAATTATCTAAACTTGCTTTCGCAGGAAGTCCTTTTGAAGAAATTTCGGTTCAAGAGTTAATGCAACAAATTGAAAGCCGAAAAAAGACTGAAAAGAAGTTGCCAACGTGGTTTAAAACACCAAATATTTTATATCCTCCAAAACTAAATCTAGAACAAACTTCTTCCGAAATAACCGCGAAATACAAGGCTTCGTTAGTAAAAGGTAAATCGTTTGCAGATATAACTGGTGGATTTGGGGTTGACAGTTTTTTCTTTGCTGAAAAATTTTCGAGCGTTCATCATTTCGAAACAAACGAAACGCTTTCAGAAATCGCAAAGCACAATTTTGAAGTCTTTAAAAGGCAAGTAACTTGTTCCTCAGAAGATGGCTTAAAAGCTGTTTTAAAGACAAATTGCGATGTGATTTACGCAGATCCTTCACGTCGCCACGACAGTAAAGGGAAAGTTTTCTTTTTAAAAGATTGTCAGCCCAATATACCCGAGAATATTTCTGAACTATTAAACCAATGCAATCAATTTCTTCTGAAAACTTCACCTATGCTGGATATTTCAATAGGGTTGAATGAGTTGAAACACGTTTCAGAGATTCACATTGTTGCGGTTGAAAATGAAGTGAAAGAACTACTGTGGTTGCTACAAAAAGATGCTTCGAATTCGCCAAAAATCAAGACAATCAATTTCACAAAAACTGAGAATGAGACCTTTGATTTCAATTTAAATGAAACCACTGCAGCAAATTACAGCTTGCCACAAAAATATTTATTTGAACCTAATGCCGCCATTTTAAAAAGTGGCGCTTTTGATTTAGTTTCAGAAAAATTAAAAGTGAATAAACTTCATAAAAACACACATTTATACACAAAGGACACTTTGATAGATTTCCCCGGAAGACGTTTTAGGATTGAAGAAACAGTTCCTTACACTAAATCTGAAACGCGTTCAGCCATCAAATTAAAAAAGGCAAATGTTGCCACCCGAAACTTTCCTGAATCCGTGGAAGCACTTCGCAAAAAATGGAAACTTTCTGATGGCGGGAATGTTTATTTATTTTTTGTGACCAATTTGGAGGATAAGAAGGTAATGTTGGTGTGTTCTAAGATTTAA